A region of Planktomarina temperata RCA23 DNA encodes the following proteins:
- the soxB gene encoding thiosulfohydrolase SoxB: protein MISRRDFLQTTMAAAALYGGSGFGNWGRLAAQQSLTQSKLLEFDTFGNVSLIHVTDIHAQMKPIFFREPEINIGVGGNRGQVPHVTGADFRKLYGINDGSASAYALTYDDFSSLAKGYGRVGGLDRVATVINHIRAERPDALLLDGGDTWHGSYTCHKTAGQDMVNVMNALRPDAMTFHWEFTLGSERVNEIVEGLPFAALGQNIFDSEWDEPTDMFPPYKFFETGGVKVAVIGQAFPYMPIANPGWMFPEYAFGIRDENMQAMVDEVRANGADLVVCLSHNGFDVDKQMAGIVTGIDVILSGHTHDALPEPVLVEKTIIVASGSNGKFVSRVDLDVRNGQMMGFRHKLIPIFSDVIEPDAEVAKVIDAQRAPYETELREVIGRTAEDQTLYRRGNFNGTWDDLICNALIEERDADIALSPGVRWGPSILPGQDITREDIWNVTSMSYGEVYRTEMTGEFLHVVLEDVADNLFNPDPYYQQGGDMVRVGGLGYRIDINKPQGQRITDMTLLKTGEKIESAKSYTIAGWASVNEGTEGPQIWDVVENHIRKQGTISLDPNNSVEVIGA, encoded by the coding sequence ATGATATCTCGTCGTGATTTTTTGCAAACCACTATGGCCGCGGCCGCGCTTTACGGTGGATCTGGCTTTGGCAACTGGGGCCGGCTGGCAGCACAGCAATCCTTGACCCAAAGTAAGTTGCTCGAATTTGATACCTTCGGCAATGTCTCTTTGATCCATGTGACAGATATTCACGCTCAGATGAAACCCATCTTCTTCCGTGAACCTGAGATCAATATTGGTGTCGGTGGCAATCGCGGACAGGTGCCGCATGTCACCGGGGCAGATTTCCGCAAGCTCTATGGCATTAATGATGGCAGCGCCTCGGCCTATGCGCTGACGTATGATGATTTTTCCTCTCTGGCCAAGGGCTATGGGCGCGTTGGTGGATTGGATCGTGTCGCCACTGTCATCAATCACATCCGCGCCGAGCGTCCCGATGCTTTGCTGCTGGATGGGGGGGATACTTGGCATGGCTCTTACACCTGCCACAAAACTGCCGGGCAGGATATGGTCAATGTTATGAATGCTTTGCGGCCTGATGCGATGACCTTCCATTGGGAGTTCACCCTGGGCAGCGAGCGGGTCAATGAGATTGTTGAAGGGCTGCCTTTCGCGGCTTTGGGCCAGAATATTTTTGACAGCGAATGGGATGAGCCGACCGACATGTTCCCGCCCTATAAGTTCTTTGAAACCGGTGGGGTGAAAGTTGCCGTGATTGGTCAGGCCTTCCCCTATATGCCCATCGCCAATCCCGGCTGGATGTTCCCCGAGTATGCCTTCGGTATCCGCGATGAGAATATGCAAGCGATGGTGGATGAGGTCCGCGCCAATGGGGCCGATCTGGTGGTCTGTCTCAGCCACAATGGCTTTGATGTGGACAAACAAATGGCTGGCATTGTGACAGGGATTGATGTGATCCTTTCTGGCCATACCCATGACGCCTTGCCCGAACCTGTATTGGTGGAAAAAACCATCATCGTGGCGTCCGGCTCTAACGGAAAATTCGTCAGCCGCGTGGATCTGGACGTGCGCAACGGCCAGATGATGGGTTTCCGGCACAAGCTGATCCCAATCTTCTCAGATGTGATTGAGCCAGATGCGGAAGTTGCAAAAGTCATTGACGCGCAGCGCGCTCCTTATGAGACGGAGCTGCGCGAAGTCATTGGCCGCACAGCAGAGGATCAAACGCTTTATCGCCGCGGCAATTTCAATGGCACATGGGATGATCTCATTTGTAACGCATTGATTGAAGAGCGGGATGCGGACATTGCCTTGTCGCCCGGCGTGCGCTGGGGTCCATCGATTCTCCCCGGCCAAGATATTACCCGCGAAGATATTTGGAACGTAACTTCAATGTCTTACGGCGAGGTTTATCGAACCGAGATGACCGGTGAATTCCTGCATGTGGTCTTGGAAGATGTGGCCGACAACCTGTTCAACCCGGATCCTTACTATCAGCAAGGCGGGGATATGGTGCGGGTTGGCGGCCTTGGTTATCGCATCGATATCAACAAACCCCAGGGTCAACGGATCACCGATATGACTTTATTGAAAACGGGTGAGAAGATCGAATCTGCGAAAAGCTACACAATTGCCGGTTGGGCCAGTGTGAACGAAGGCACTGAGGGGCCGCAAATTTGGGATGTGGTGGAAAATCATATCCGCAAGCAAGGGACGATCTCATTGGATCCGAACAACTCTGTTGAGGTTATCGGGGCCTAA
- the soxA gene encoding sulfur oxidation c-type cytochrome SoxA: MEFKTLLTSAAIVALSAGFASAQDDATLSVDGEVIKTRADAPAFAENLDTVYSGWHFRTGETQVLQMDDFENPAFVFVDQGVDLFDKVEGSEGKACASCHEDVADFAGLRPTLPRVENGELVTMEDLVNECRTDRMGAEPWKYSGGQMTAVTALIGLQSRGMSINVAVDGDAASFFERGKDLYYQRVGQLDMACSNCHEDNYGVMIRADHLSQGQINGFPAYRLKNAKLNSAHGRFKGCMENIRATPFKVGGDEFKALELYLAARGNGLSVETPSVRN, encoded by the coding sequence ATGGAATTCAAGACTTTACTAACGAGTGCAGCCATTGTCGCTTTGTCCGCTGGTTTTGCGTCTGCACAAGATGACGCGACATTGTCGGTAGACGGGGAAGTTATTAAGACCCGGGCCGATGCGCCGGCCTTTGCTGAAAACCTCGATACGGTCTATTCTGGTTGGCACTTTAGAACGGGTGAAACCCAGGTTCTGCAAATGGATGATTTCGAGAATCCGGCCTTCGTTTTCGTCGATCAAGGCGTTGATTTGTTTGATAAGGTTGAAGGGTCCGAAGGCAAGGCCTGTGCAAGCTGTCACGAAGATGTAGCCGATTTTGCGGGCCTGCGTCCAACTCTGCCACGGGTGGAGAATGGCGAATTGGTCACTATGGAAGATCTGGTCAATGAATGCCGCACTGACCGTATGGGTGCGGAGCCTTGGAAGTATTCCGGTGGTCAAATGACCGCTGTGACCGCTTTGATCGGGCTGCAATCGCGCGGCATGTCGATTAATGTTGCGGTTGATGGTGATGCGGCGTCGTTCTTTGAGCGGGGTAAGGACCTCTATTACCAGCGTGTTGGTCAATTGGATATGGCCTGCTCAAATTGTCATGAAGACAATTACGGCGTGATGATCCGGGCCGATCACCTGAGCCAAGGTCAAATCAACGGCTTTCCAGCATACCGTTTGAAGAATGCTAAGCTGAACTCTGCGCATGGGCGTTTCAAAGGCTGTATGGAAAATATTCGCGCGACACCCTTTAAGGTGGGTGGCGATGAATTTAAGGCTCTTGAGCTCTATCTCGCAGCGCGTGGCAATGGTCTATCTGTAGAGACCCCATCGGTCCGCAACTAA
- the soxZ gene encoding thiosulfate oxidation carrier complex protein SoxZ, whose translation MAKGVKPRVKVPKSAAAGDVITIKTLISHKMESGVRKDGDGNIIPRSIINRFVADFNGQNIIDVTLEPAISTNPYFQFDAMVSEAGEFKFTWYDDDGSVYETSKKIKIA comes from the coding sequence ATGGCGAAAGGTGTAAAACCGCGCGTTAAGGTTCCAAAATCGGCCGCAGCAGGTGATGTGATCACGATCAAGACTTTGATCAGCCATAAAATGGAATCCGGTGTGCGCAAAGATGGCGACGGAAACATCATCCCGCGCTCAATTATCAATCGGTTTGTAGCCGACTTTAATGGTCAAAATATCATCGATGTGACTTTGGAACCTGCGATTTCAACGAATCCATATTTCCAATTTGATGCCATGGTGTCTGAAGCCGGTGAGTTCAAATTCACTTGGTATGACGACGATGGTTCTGTCTATGAGACCTCAAAGAAAATAAAAATAGCCTAA
- the soxY gene encoding thiosulfate oxidation carrier protein SoxY, producing the protein MEFTRRNILALGSGAFAAASLSGMPAFASKTDDAIAAFTGGASVAEGGIELTAPEIAENGNTVPVSVTAPGAVSIMLLATGNPTPAVATFNFGPMAGARSGATRIRLAKTQDVVAVAKMEDGSFRQAGATVKVTIGGCGG; encoded by the coding sequence ATGGAATTTACGAGACGAAACATTCTGGCCCTCGGATCCGGCGCATTTGCCGCTGCGAGTTTATCAGGGATGCCCGCCTTTGCATCGAAAACCGATGATGCAATTGCGGCCTTTACTGGCGGCGCCAGCGTTGCAGAGGGCGGCATTGAGCTGACAGCCCCTGAGATCGCCGAAAACGGCAACACTGTGCCCGTATCGGTCACAGCGCCCGGCGCCGTGTCCATCATGCTGTTGGCAACGGGCAACCCGACGCCAGCCGTCGCCACATTTAATTTCGGTCCAATGGCTGGCGCGCGGTCCGGCGCAACTCGGATTCGTTTGGCAAAGACCCAAGACGTGGTTGCTGTGGCGAAAATGGAAGATGGCTCATTCCGCCAAGCGGGTGCCACTGTAAAAGTAACAATCGGCGGCTGCGGCGGCTAA
- the soxX gene encoding sulfur oxidation c-type cytochrome SoxX: MRNIFTIAAVSVLSVTTAVAETAPSDVAFQDGSVMASLTGTAGDASAGRKTFMNRKLGNCLACHTNDDMPEQQFHGEVGPPLTGVGDRWEAAELRGIVVNAKMMFDGTIMPAFYIDSGYERPLKKFDGKSLLTAQQVEDVVAYLLTLKD; encoded by the coding sequence ATGAGAAATATTTTTACAATTGCCGCAGTGTCGGTGCTGAGTGTGACAACTGCTGTCGCGGAGACTGCGCCAAGTGATGTCGCGTTTCAGGATGGCTCTGTGATGGCCTCTTTGACCGGAACGGCTGGAGATGCCTCCGCGGGTCGTAAGACCTTTATGAATCGCAAATTGGGAAACTGCCTCGCCTGCCATACGAATGATGACATGCCAGAGCAGCAGTTTCACGGGGAAGTCGGCCCGCCACTGACCGGCGTTGGTGATCGCTGGGAAGCGGCTGAATTGCGCGGGATCGTGGTCAACGCCAAGATGATGTTCGATGGTACGATTATGCCAGCTTTCTACATCGATAGCGGATATGAGCGCCCGCTCAAAAAATTCGATGGCAAATCGCTTCTGACAGCCCAACAAGTTGAAGATGTGGTGGCATATCTTTTGACCCTTAAAGACTAA
- a CDS encoding thioredoxin family protein, protein MTRLLLAAAVVFMSATMGFAEMGDDGLHKAPWMRDTFKDLSEDLADANAEGKRLMVIIEQRGCIYCKKMHEEVFPVAKIADYIDENFFVVQINMFGDVEVTDFDGTVLPEKEMVRRWGALFTPSLLFFPEEVADDVTASQAAVANMPGAFDKHTTFNMLSWVVEHGYDGEESFQKYHARKFAEQS, encoded by the coding sequence ATGACACGTTTATTATTGGCCGCCGCCGTTGTTTTCATGAGTGCAACCATGGGGTTCGCCGAAATGGGTGACGATGGTTTGCATAAGGCGCCGTGGATGCGAGACACGTTCAAAGATCTGTCAGAGGATCTGGCTGACGCAAATGCCGAAGGCAAACGGCTCATGGTGATCATTGAGCAGCGCGGCTGTATCTATTGTAAGAAAATGCATGAAGAAGTTTTTCCTGTGGCCAAGATCGCCGATTATATCGACGAAAACTTCTTCGTTGTGCAGATAAATATGTTTGGAGACGTCGAAGTGACGGACTTTGACGGGACTGTGTTGCCGGAAAAAGAGATGGTTCGCCGTTGGGGCGCGCTGTTTACTCCGTCACTCCTGTTTTTCCCTGAAGAGGTGGCAGACGATGTCACCGCCAGCCAGGCTGCTGTGGCCAATATGCCCGGAGCCTTTGATAAACACACGACATTCAATATGTTGAGCTGGGTTGTTGAACATGGTTATGACGGCGAAGAGAGTTTTCAAAAGTACCATGCCCGCAAGTTTGCCGAGCAAAGTTAG
- a CDS encoding cytochrome c biogenesis CcdA family protein has translation MFDISIVSAFLAGLLSFVSPCILPIVPFYLSYLAGVGMNQISSDSEIDSATRRRAVLAAMFFAAGVITIFMGLGAAATSFGQVVREYFDILRWAAAAIIITMGLHFLGVIKIALLYRQMSFDTGKMSNLSLIGSYVVGLAFAFGWTPCVGPVLAAILFTAAGAETAWNGALLLLAYGLGMTLPFIIAAFFIAPFMRWMARFRRHLGLVEKAMGVFLIVFGLLIATNSMNYIAQWMLELVPSFGRIG, from the coding sequence ATGTTCGACATTTCCATTGTTTCAGCATTTTTGGCGGGGCTGTTATCTTTCGTTTCTCCCTGTATTTTGCCAATTGTGCCGTTTTATCTGAGTTATCTGGCTGGGGTTGGCATGAACCAAATCAGCAGCGACTCAGAGATTGATAGCGCCACGCGACGCCGTGCAGTGCTTGCGGCCATGTTTTTTGCGGCCGGTGTGATCACTATTTTCATGGGGCTTGGCGCTGCGGCGACCAGCTTTGGACAGGTTGTGCGCGAATATTTCGATATTCTGCGCTGGGCGGCGGCTGCCATTATCATCACCATGGGTTTACATTTCCTAGGGGTGATCAAGATCGCTCTGCTCTATCGGCAGATGAGTTTTGATACCGGTAAAATGTCGAACCTCAGCCTGATCGGCTCCTATGTGGTTGGTCTGGCCTTTGCCTTTGGCTGGACCCCTTGTGTCGGTCCGGTTCTGGCGGCGATTTTGTTTACCGCAGCTGGTGCGGAAACGGCTTGGAATGGGGCCTTGCTGCTCTTGGCCTATGGGCTGGGAATGACATTGCCCTTCATCATTGCGGCTTTCTTCATTGCCCCATTCATGCGCTGGATGGCGCGGTTTCGGCGGCACTTGGGGCTGGTTGAAAAAGCAATGGGTGTGTTTTTGATTGTTTTTGGATTGCTCATCGCGACAAATTCTATGAACTATATCGCGCAATGGATGTTAGAACTTGTGCCCAGTTTTGGGCGTATCGGATAG
- a CDS encoding ArsR/SmtB family transcription factor yields the protein MALPVFDKNICPEDMDKMAGNAVRAANFLKAISHEGGLMILCYLASGEKSVTDLEELLSARQAAVSQQLSRLRMEGLVTPRREGKVIYYSLTDKRSTQIMEVVYDLFCRGT from the coding sequence ATGGCTTTGCCGGTTTTTGACAAAAATATTTGTCCCGAAGATATGGACAAAATGGCAGGTAACGCGGTTCGAGCCGCAAACTTTCTCAAGGCGATCAGCCATGAGGGGGGCCTCATGATTCTGTGCTATCTCGCCTCTGGTGAGAAATCCGTGACGGATCTTGAAGAGCTGCTCTCGGCCCGCCAAGCGGCTGTATCGCAGCAATTGTCGCGCCTACGGATGGAGGGGCTTGTCACCCCACGCCGCGAAGGCAAGGTGATTTATTACAGTTTGACCGACAAACGCTCTACGCAAATCATGGAGGTCGTCTATGATCTTTTTTGCCGGGGCACCTAG